GATGGGTAATTTCCCTCTAGCCATCGTCGTTGGTGTTGGGTCAGCGCTGATTCTGTGCGGCACTTTAGCCGGCACGCTAGTACCCCAGATCGGAGCAGCCGCCGTATCTCTCGAGATCGGTGATTTGGCGAGCCCGGCGGCCTGGCAGCAGTTGGCCGGCAATACGGTAATGTTCATCGGTGTGGTCGGTGGCCTCTGCTATTTCTATTTTACAGCTGGGGATAAGGGCGTGGGGGTGCGAGCCCTGCGAATCAGTGGCACGGTAGGCAAGTGGATTATAATGATCTCCTTTGGGGCTCTCTTCGCCAGCTTAGCTGTGGCGCGTGTCTCCCTTCTTATTGGTCGCTTAAATTTTTTGCTGGGTGATTGGCTAGGATTGATTAGGTGATGACGGGATCCATCTTGTTGGGTGACCTCGGAAGTACAACGACCAAACTATCTCTTCTGGATTTGGTTGAAGGACGACATCGTTTCATCGCCAGAGGAGAGGTGCCAACCACCCTTCATTCGCCCATAGAGGATGTAAGCTGCGGCATCCGCGCGGCAGCATCTGAAATCGAAGCGATCAGTGGACGTAAATTATTCGATACAAATGGACTTATCACACCTGAGCGGGAAGATGGTAGTGGGGTAGACCTCTTCCTTTGTATGGCCAGTGTGAGAGGTCCACTAAGGCTGGTTGTGGTTGGAACAGCGGCAAGATTGTCTACAGAGAGTGCCCTGCGCGCCGCAAGTGGCGTGGATGCCCTAGTTTTGGGGAGGATCTCACTCGATGAGATCAAACCTCAAGATAAACGCGTCATGCAGATTATCCATGATTGCCGCCCGGATGCTCTGTTGATCGCCGGGGGTACGGAAGGGGGAGCAAAGGGCGAATTGATCGCCTTGGCTCAGCTATTGGCCTCAGATGAAAGATGTTCTGTGTGGCGACAACCATCGATCGTCTTCGCAGGCAATTCCGACATAGCACCGTGGATGGAAAGAATCTTGGGTGAGCGGTATGATTTACGTCATGTAGCGAATCTGCGGCCGACATTGACCGAGGAGAACCTTGAACCAGCTCGCAGCGAGCTGCGCCGTATCTGGCAGGAACGCCTTCTATCCGATATTCCCGGCTACGCCACTCTCCAATCTTGGTTAAGTATTCCCCCCGTCTCCATCTGGGAAGCCTTCGCAAGCGCGCTGCGCTTTCTATCTGTCCATTATGGTGTCAATGTTTTAGGGGTTGATATCGGAGGGAATAACACCAGTATCATATCAGTAACAAAGGAGGGGACTACCTCTCGTCTCCGTGTTGGCTTGGGTACCGGCCGTGGCGCTACGGCCTTACTTGAGTTCATCCCTGATGTGGCTCGTTGG
The DNA window shown above is from Chloroflexota bacterium and carries:
- a CDS encoding glutamate mutase L, yielding MTGSILLGDLGSTTTKLSLLDLVEGRHRFIARGEVPTTLHSPIEDVSCGIRAAASEIEAISGRKLFDTNGLITPEREDGSGVDLFLCMASVRGPLRLVVVGTAARLSTESALRAASGVDALVLGRISLDEIKPQDKRVMQIIHDCRPDALLIAGGTEGGAKGELIALAQLLASDERCSVWRQPSIVFAGNSDIAPWMERILGERYDLRHVANLRPTLTEENLEPARSELRRIWQERLLSDIPGYATLQSWLSIPPVSIWEAFASALRFLSVHYGVNVLGVDIGGNNTSIISVTKEGTTSRLRVGLGTGRGATALLEFIPDVARWLPLEGAEDVVYDAIWNKWGRPWTIPETRLAVQVEGALAREVVRQVAQATVAGQQSQPCLIVGRGAVLSNAPSPGFAALLLLDALMPAGSSELAIDHLGLLPQLGVLAGCEPRVAGQALLGDGLLRLGTCISPVGDGRIGSRALTVKVTYSDRKDWKTDIPFGRLICLPLEGAREARVIVEPARGLDVGQGKDRKARFMVGGGALRLIIDARGRPFSLACSDTERTAKIQEWAEAMSVYGSSESISYCSRSGVVG